One window of Quercus robur chromosome 12, dhQueRobu3.1, whole genome shotgun sequence genomic DNA carries:
- the LOC126708078 gene encoding uncharacterized protein LOC126708078, with the protein MVVSEEWMSHREDDVGKAQTVRDYVLNDLWWDKVTYILRFTEPIYEMLRVADTDAPILHKEYKMWDSMIENMKKEIYQHEGKEDYEESPFYDVVHNILIDRWTKNCTPLHCLAHSLNPKYYTSQWIEEVRGRVTPHKDAEISVERNKCLKRIFPDPDDWQNVIMEFGLFSAFKTYDKDNMEDRWRFDPMLWWSTYGSSLPLLQTLALKLLEQPYSSSCAERNWSTYDFIHSMRRNRITPKRAEDLVFVHSNLRLLSRRRPEYTTGESKKWDIGGDNWDEPFGGPGLLEIAYLTLDEPKMGTSIVENNDYVDDDDVVVL; encoded by the exons ATGGTCGTTAGTGAGGAATGGATGTCACATAGAGAAGATGATGTAGGAAAAGCTCAAACTGTGAGGGATTATGTTTTGAATGATTTGTGGTGGGACAAGGTTACATATATTCTGAGATTCACAGAACCTATTTATGAGATGCTTCGAGTGGCTGACACAGATGCACCTATTCTCCATAAGGAGTATAAaatgtgggattccatgatagaaaatatgaagaaagaaatatacCAGCATGAAGGCAAGGAAGACTATGAGGAGTCTCCATTCTATGATGTGGTACACAATATACTCATTGACCGGTGGACTAAAAATTGCACACCACTTCATTGCCTAGCCCACTCCTTGAATCCGAA GTATTATACTAGTCAATGGATTGAGGAAGTCAGAGGCCGTGTTACGCCACATAAGGATGCTGAAATTTCAGTGGAGAGAAACAAGTGCCTTAAAAGGATCTTTCCTGATCCTGATGATTGGCAGAATGTTATTATGGAGTTTGGTTTGTTTTCAGCATTTAAGACTTATGATAAGGATAACATGGAGGATAGGTGGAGATTCGATCCAATGCTTTGGTGGTCAACTTATGGGTCTAGTTTACCACTGCTTCAAACTTTAGCTCTAAAGCTTCTTGAACAGCCTTACTCATCATCATGTGCTGAGAGGAATTGGAGTACATATGACTTCATCCATTCTATGAGGAGGAATAGAATTACTCCTAAACGTGCTGAAGATTTAGTGTTTGTTCATTCTAATCTTCGACTTCTTTCAAGGAGGAGGCCCGAGTACACTACAGGAGAATCTAAGAAGTGGGACATTGGTGGAGATAATTGGGATGAACCATTTGGAGGACCTGGGTTGCTTGAGATTGCTTATCTCACACTAGATGAGCCAAAGATGGGGACAAGTATTGTTGAGAATAATGACTATGTTGATGACGATGATGTTGTTGTTCTGTGA
- the LOC126709813 gene encoding U11/U12 small nuclear ribonucleoprotein 25 kDa protein isoform X1, with protein MMMESSVKREENVEDYVKKARLNSTLAALLHDPILADVPKNPTLSDVDTLISLELGSAMRISILKLDDTSFDVALMNSATVKDLKLAIKKKVNNVEQSKMGHRHISWKHVWANFCLSYNKEKLLDDNSVLQDYGIRNNSQVHFIPYVMSKDSQKHSRGRKHRFFHGLNKYA; from the exons ATGATGATGGAATCTAGTGTGAAAAGGGAAGAAAACGTGGAAGATTACGTGAAGAAGGCAAGGTTAAACTCAACGCTTGCCGCTCTACTCCATGATCCTATACTTGCTGATGTGCCCAAGAATCCAACCTTATCGGACGTGGACACTCTCATCAGCCTCGAATTGGGTAGCGCCATGCGTATCTCCATCCTCAAATTGGATGACACTTCCTTCg ATGTGGCACTGATGAATTCGGCAACGGTCAAGGATTTGAAGCTTGCAATCAAGAAGAAAGTGAACAATGTGGAGCAATCCAAAATGGGTCATCGTCACATTTCGTG GAAGCATGTTTGGGCAAATTTTTGCCTATCATACAATAAGGAGAAGCTACTTGATGATAACTCTGTGCTTCAGGATTACGGCATACGTAATAATTCTCAG GTACACTTCATCCCCTACGTCATGTCAAAGGATTCTCAAAAGCACTCAAGGGGTAGAAAACACCGCTTCTTTCATGGTCTTAACAAGTATGCTTGA
- the LOC126709813 gene encoding U11/U12 small nuclear ribonucleoprotein 25 kDa protein isoform X2, translating into MMMESSVKREENVEDYVKKARLNSTLAALLHDPILADVPKNPTLSDVDTLISLELGSAMRISILKLDDTSFDVALMNSATVKDLKLAIKKKVNNVEQSKMGHRHISWKHVWANFCLSYNKEKLLDDNSVLQDYGIRNNSQI; encoded by the exons ATGATGATGGAATCTAGTGTGAAAAGGGAAGAAAACGTGGAAGATTACGTGAAGAAGGCAAGGTTAAACTCAACGCTTGCCGCTCTACTCCATGATCCTATACTTGCTGATGTGCCCAAGAATCCAACCTTATCGGACGTGGACACTCTCATCAGCCTCGAATTGGGTAGCGCCATGCGTATCTCCATCCTCAAATTGGATGACACTTCCTTCg ATGTGGCACTGATGAATTCGGCAACGGTCAAGGATTTGAAGCTTGCAATCAAGAAGAAAGTGAACAATGTGGAGCAATCCAAAATGGGTCATCGTCACATTTCGTG GAAGCATGTTTGGGCAAATTTTTGCCTATCATACAATAAGGAGAAGCTACTTGATGATAACTCTGTGCTTCAGGATTACGGCATACGTAATAATTCTCAG ATATAA